A stretch of Candidatus Dormiibacterota bacterium DNA encodes these proteins:
- a CDS encoding uracil-DNA glycosylase family protein, whose amino-acid sequence MAEARERDLEELVAAHRACTRCADGGLIAVARPVFSGRPGQRILLVGQAPGPVEHDVSRPFAGRAGRELVRWMIRAGFRDEDDFRHRVWITSTTTCFPGRRPDGAGDRRPGPAEVALCAGWLDGVLRLLAPRLVIPVGSLALSRLLGGMRLDDAVGHAVDAAGARVEETSPAVDRLLLPLPHPSGQSRWLNDPERRLRLEAALARLGGLLDWAGNGDPER is encoded by the coding sequence GTGGCGGAGGCGCGGGAGCGAGACCTCGAGGAGCTGGTTGCCGCCCACCGCGCCTGCACCCGCTGCGCGGACGGCGGCCTGATCGCCGTCGCCCGGCCGGTCTTCAGCGGCCGCCCCGGCCAGCGCATCCTGCTGGTGGGCCAGGCGCCCGGGCCGGTCGAGCACGACGTCAGCCGGCCCTTCGCCGGCCGCGCCGGCCGCGAGCTGGTCCGCTGGATGATCCGCGCCGGCTTCCGGGACGAGGACGACTTCCGCCACCGGGTGTGGATCACCTCGACCACCACCTGCTTCCCCGGCCGCCGCCCCGACGGCGCCGGCGACCGCCGCCCCGGACCGGCGGAGGTGGCGCTCTGCGCCGGCTGGCTGGACGGGGTGCTCCGGCTGCTCGCGCCGCGGCTGGTCATCCCGGTCGGCAGCCTGGCCCTCTCCCGGCTGCTCGGCGGGATGCGCCTCGACGACGCCGTCGGCCACGCCGTCGACGCCGCCGGAGCCCGGGTGGAGGAGACGTCGCCCGCGGTCGACCGGCTCCTGCTGCCGCTGCCCCATCCTTCGGGCCAGAGCCGCTGGCTCAACGACCCCGAGCGGCGGCTCCGCCTCGAGGCGGCGCTGGCGCGGCTGGGCGGCCTGCTGGACTGGGCCGGGAATGGCGACCCGGAGCGGTGA
- a CDS encoding prepilin peptidase codes for MLGALAGAAVGSYSGVIAGRGWRGSLAGRSGCDGCGRELRGWELVPVVSYLALHGRCGRCGARIPVSLLVRELIGTVVGVVVVLLVTRR; via the coding sequence ATCCTCGGCGCCCTCGCCGGCGCGGCGGTCGGGTCCTACTCCGGGGTGATCGCCGGTCGGGGGTGGCGCGGCTCGCTCGCCGGCCGTTCGGGGTGCGACGGGTGCGGGCGCGAGCTGCGCGGCTGGGAGCTGGTGCCGGTGGTGAGCTACCTCGCACTGCATGGCCGGTGCGGGCGCTGCGGGGCGCGGATCCCGGTCTCGCTGCTGGTGCGTGAGCTGATCGGTACAGTCGTGGGGGTGGTGGTTGTCCTGCTCGTGACGCGACGGTGA